In Melanotaenia boesemani isolate fMelBoe1 chromosome 7, fMelBoe1.pri, whole genome shotgun sequence, a single window of DNA contains:
- the fosl1a gene encoding fos-related antigen 1a, producing the protein MYPNFETQGRGNPPYTTGNISGTNSVSMGRTSTSTSQQEQKFTMPGSSQFVPSLNAITTNQDLQWLVQPSLMHPPGPSRSPVPPYPVLPGSRSLGQPPSQPHHLRPGVIRAAANVTPSTRRRNDEQLSHEELERRKIRRERNKLAAAKCRNRRRELTDSLQNETDQLEDEKTRLHKEIAALQKEKEKLELVLEAHRPICKIDDSDSDSDPTPSLSSLAGIKLEPEEPSRPGPSTKLPVKMEKPKPKITIPTKPAASTASAVASESESLHTPILTSTPSLLSFAAGMVFTYPSAPSDNSISITSHGTSDKGSAQQHAEAPQSCGIAHRRSSSSGDQSDHSLHSPTILTL; encoded by the exons ATGTATCCAAACTTTGAGACTCAAGGAAGAGGTAACCCACCTTACACAACAGGCAACATCTCCGGGACAAATTCAGTATCCATGGGAAGGACCAGCACTTCAACTTCACAACAGGAGCAG AAATTTACAATGCCAGGCAGCAGTCAGTTTGTTCCCAGCCTCAATGCCATTACAACCAACCAGGACCTCCAGTGGTTAGTCCAGCCATCCCTCATGCATCCTCCGGGCCCTTCTCGATCACCAGTTCCTCCATACCCAGTCCTCCCAGGATCACGGTCACTGGGTCAACCACCTTCCCAGCCCCATCACCTCAGACCGGGGGTTATAAGAgcagctgcaaatgttacacCTTCCACAAGGCGCAGGAATGATGAACAA TTATCACACGAAGAGCTGGAAAGACGCAAAATAAGAAGAGAGCGGAATAAATTGGCCGCAGCAAAATGTCGCAATCGTCGACGAGAGTTGACAGACTCATTGCAAAAC GAGACTGACCAGCTGGAGGACGAAAAAACACGTTTACATAAAGAAATAGCTGCCTtgcaaaaggagaaagaaaagctcGAGTTGGTCCTGGAAGCTCACCGCCCGATCTGTAAAATAGATGACTCCGATTCAGATTCTGACCCAACTCCATCACTTTCCTCTTTGGCGGGCATCAAATTGGAACCAGAAGAACCCAGCCGTCCTGGACCCTCAACCAAACTACCTGTAAAGATGGAGAAGCCCAAACCGAAGATAACTATCCCCACCAAACCTGCAGCATCAACTGCCTCTGCTGTTGCCAGTGAATCCGAGTCGCTTCACACACCTATTCTCACTTCTACTCCCTCCCTCCTGTCCTTCGCAGCTGGTATGGTTTTCACATATCCATCTGCCCCTTCAGACAACAGCATCTCCATCACGTCTCACGGAACATCAGATAAGGGGAGCGCCCAGCAGCACGCGGAGGCCCCGCAGTCTTGTGGAATCGCCCATcgccgcagcagcagcagtggtgaCCAATCGGATCACTCCCTGCACTCACCAACAATCCTCACACtgtga
- the ccdc85b gene encoding coiled-coil domain-containing protein 85B: MGSEGEIINRELSKMSDEDLLACSKEELVSRLRKEESEKISALIQRGRLIKEVNKQLQGHLLEIRELKVINQRLQEENVELRDLCCFLDDDRLKVKKLAREWQLFGHHAAKVMREDLGGYLKKLADLERMQDGLVKENLDLKELCMVLEEECVGRSDSSPGGSTELNLPCMVARDLGDGSSSTGSVGSPDQLHLVCSPDD; encoded by the coding sequence ATGGGTAGCGAAGGTGAGATAATAAACAGAGAACTGTCAAAGATGTCTGACGAGGATTTGCTGGCGTGCTCTAAAGAGGAGCTGGTGAGCCGGTTGCGTAAGGAGGAGTCGGAGAAAATATCAGCTCTGATCCAGCGCGGCCGCCTCATCAAAGAGGTCAATAAACAGCTGCAGGGACACCTCCTCGAAATCAGGGAACTGAAAGTCATCAATCAGCGCCTGCAGGAGGAAAACGTGGAGCTCCGGGACCTTTGCTGCTTCCTGGATGACGACCGGCTCAAAGTGAAAAAGCTGGCCAGGGAATGGCAGCTGTTCGGGCATCACGCGGCCAAAGTGATGCGGGAAGACCTGGGCGGCTACTTGAAAAAGCTCGCCGACCTGGAGCGGATGCAGGACGGGCTCGTGAAAGAAAATCTGGACCTGAAAGAGCTGTGTATGGTTCTGGAGGAGGAGTGCGTTGGCAGGAGTGACTCCAGCCCAGGAGGGTCCACGGAGCTCAATCTGCCGTGCATGGTGGCCCGGGATCTGGGCGACGGAAGCTCGAGCACAGGCAGCGTGGGAAGTCCAGACCAGCTTCATCTGGTGTGCTCACCTGATGACTGA
- the fibpa gene encoding fibroblast growth factor (acidic) intracellular binding protein a, translating to MAVELDVFVGNTTIMDEEVYQLWLDGYTVNDAVKVRMEGGVLDECEANADVVLSDTMDQYRTFQMCERLLYSPSKLANQLLFQITPHRQVILIERYYAFDDGFVREVLGKKLSKGTKKDLDDISAKTGVTLKSCRRQFDNFKRVFKVVEELKGPLVENIRQHFLLSDKLARDYAAIVFFANNRFETGKRKLQYLTFQDFAFCAGQLINNWTVGAVDNMVEDMDVDLDKEFLQELKELKILISDKDLLDQHKSLVCTALRGKTKAFNEMEANFKNLSRGLVNIAAKLTNTKDVRDFFIDLVEKFIEPCRSDRWTASDMKLYLTHYTNSAHILDTFKHQVVWDRYMGVIKSCIFKMYHD from the exons ATGGCAGTAGAGCTGGATGTGTTCGTAGGTAACACCACTATCATGGACGAAGAGGTTTACCAGCTGTGGTTGGATGGATACACAG TGAATGATGCGGTGAAGGTACGTATGGAGGGAGGGGTACTGGATGAGTGTGAGGCAAATGCAGATGTTGTTCTGAGTGATACCATGGACCAGTACAGGACTTTCCAGATGTGTGAGCGTCTGCTGTACAGTCCATCCAAACTAGCCAACCAGTTACTCTTCCAGATCACACCTCATCGGCAAGTCATCCTCATAGAGAG ATATTATGCCTTTGATGATGGATTTGTACGCGAGGTCTTGGGAAAGAAACTCTCCAAAGGAACAAAGAAAGACTTGGATGACATCAGTGCTAAGACTGGTGTGACACTGAAAAGCTGCAGACGAcag TTTGATAACTTCAAACGTGTTTTCAAAGTTGTGGAAGAGCTAAAGGGACCCCTGGTGGAGAACATACGGCAgcattttcttctctctgatAAGCTTGCAAG GGATTACGCTGCCATTGTTTTCTTTGCCAATAACCGCTTTgagacaggaaaaagaaagctACAGTACCTCACTTTCCAGGATTTTGCTTTCTGTGCTGGGCAGCTTATCAACAACTGGACAGTTGGGGCCGTTG ataaCATGGTGGAAGATATGGATGTTGATCTTGACAAAGAGTTTTTACAAGAGCTGAAAGAACTAAAGATTTTAATCAGTGACAAAGATCTGTTAGACCAGCACAAAAG TTTGGTCTGCACAGCTCTCAGAGGAAAGACGAAAGCTTTTAATGAGATGGAGGCTAATTTCAAG AATCTTTCCAGAGGGCTTGTCAACATTGCTGCAAAATTAACCAATACCAAAGATGTCAGAGATTTCTTTATTGATCTTGTGGAGAAG TTTATTGAGCCGTGCCGTTCAGACCGATGGACAGCTTCGGATATGAAACTCTACCTCACTCATTACACCAATTCTGCACATATTCTTGACACATTCAA ACATCAGGTTGTGTGGGACAGATACATGGGTGTCATCAAAAGCTGTATCTTCAAAATGTATCACGACTGA
- the efemp2a gene encoding EGF-containing fibulin-like extracellular matrix protein 2a encodes MQGACVSVLCVCMCVSVLLRSAISQSHRETDTYTECTDGYHWDPLTEHCKDINECETIPDACKGEMKCFNHYGGYLCLPRSASVIPAPEPPISPTEAFNPCPPGYELHGTSCVDVDECERDEHDCQPSQQCINTVGAFTCQCPDGYRKVGTECIDIDECRYRYCQHRCVNVPGSFSCQCEPGFQLAGNNRSCVDVNECDMGAPCSQRCYNTYGTFLCRCDQGYELGPDGFTCNDIDECSYSSYLCQFQCVNEPGKFSCVCPDGYKLHGTRMCQDINECETGEHQCTETQTCVNIHGRYQCVDNNRCQDPYIQVADNRCVCPVSNLVCRELPFSVVHRYMSITSERSVPSDIFQIQATSVSAGAYNTFRIRSGDENGDFYIRQINNISAMLVLARAVSGPREYTLDLEMVSVNPLLSYQGNYQTSSALRLSIYVGPYTF; translated from the exons ATGCAGGGTGCTTGTGTgtcagttttgtgtgtgtgcatgtgtgtgtctgtgctccTCCGCAGTGCGATTTCACAGTCACATAGAGAAACTGACACCTACACG GAATGCACAGATGGGTATCATTGGGACCCTCTTACTGAGCACTGCAAAG ACATAAACGAGTGTGAGACCATTCCAGATGCCTGCAAAGGGGAAATGAAGTGCTTCAACCACTATGGAGGTTACCTGTGCCTTCCCCGCTCTGCATCAGTCATCCCTGCTCCAGAGCCCCCCATCTCGCCCACTGAGGCCTTTAACCCTTGTCCTCCAGGCTATGAGCTGCATGGGACCAGctgtgtgg ACGTCGATGAGTGTGAGCGAGACGAGCACGACTGCCAGCCGAGCCAGCAGTGCATCAACACAGTGGGGGCCTTCACCTGTCAGTGCCCTGATGGTTACCGCAAGGTTGGCACGGAGTGTATCG ACATCGATGAGTGCAGGTACAGGTACTGCCAGCATCGCTGTGTCAATGTTCCCGGTTCCTTCTCCTGTCAGTGTGAACCCGGGTTTCAGCTGGCGGGAAACAACCGATCTTGCGTTG ATGTAAATGAATGTGATATGGGTGCCCCCTGCTCTCAGAGGTGTTACAACACATATGGCACTTTTCTTTGTCGCTGTGATCAGGGCTACGAGCTTGGGCCAGATGGCTTTACTTGTAACG ACATTGATGAGTGCAGCTATTCCAGTTACTTGTGCCAGTTCCAGTGTGTCAACGAACCTGGGAAGTTCTCCTGTGTGTGCCCAGACGGATACAAGCTGCATGGCACTAGAATGTGCCAGG ATATAAACGAATGTGAAACAGGTGAACATCAATGCACTGAGACACAGACTTGTGTGAATATCCACGGACGATACCAATGTGTGGACAACAACCGCTGCCAAGACCCTTACATACAAGTGGCTGACAA CCGCTGTGTATGTCCTGTTAGCAACCTCGTCTGTCGAGAGCTGCCGTTCTCCGTGGTCCACCGCTACATGAGCATCACCTCAGAGCGCTCTGTCCCCTCTGACATCTTCCAGATTCAGGCCACCAGCGTCTCTGCTGGTGCTTATAACACCTTCCGCATTCGCTCTGGGGACGAAAATGGAGACTTTTACATCAGG CAAATCAATAACATCAGTGCCATGCTGGTGCTGGCCCGGGCCGTGTCGGGGCCCAGAGAGTACACGCTGGACCTGGAGATGGTTTCTGTTAATCCTCTGCTCAGCTACCAGGGCAACTACCAGACCAGTTCCGCCCTCAGACTCTCCATCTATGTTGGGCCATATACCTTTTAA